Below is a genomic region from Fulvia fulva chromosome 5, complete sequence.
CTACAACATCGAACACATCCTCGGCGTCGTCCGCGCAGCAGAACTCAAGCAGTCTCCCCTGATCATCCAACTCTTTCCCTGGGCCATCACCTTCTCCGACGGACTCCTCGTCCGAACAGCCGCAGAAGCCGCCTCTCGCACATCTGTACCAATAGCAGTGCATCTAGACCACTGCCAGGATGAGAACTTGCTTCGTATAGCAGCCGAAACGCTCCCATTTGACTCGATAATGGTTGACATGTCGCATCACGAGAAATGCGAGAACTTGCGCCTCACGAAGCAGTATGTGGATCTATGCCACTCCCGTGGGATTGCTACAGAGGCAGAGCCTGGACGACTTGAAGGTGGCGAGGACGGCGTAGCTGATCTCGTAGACATAGAGGGCGTTCTCACTACTCCAGAAGAAGTTGATGAGTTTATCGCTACTGGTGTAGACTTTTTGGCTCCAGCGTTCGGCAATTTGCATGGAGAAGATGGGTACACCAATGCTCGTCTCGATTTCGAGAGATTGGAAGCGATCAGGAGGAGAGCAGATGGCAGAGTCAGGATCGTGTTGCATGGCACGAACGGGTACCCGCCGGAGCTTCTCCAGCGATGCATCCAAGCCGGGGTGAGCAAGATCAATGTCAACAAGTTAGTACTGGACGGATACACGAAGCACTTGCATGCAAATGCTGCAAAGATGCCATTGACGGAGCTGATGGAGAAAGGTGTTGCCGAAGTTGCCAGATTGCAGGGAGAGCAAATGGATATATGTGGCTCAAGTGGCAAGGCGAGCGGGATTGCATGATGGCGGTGCAGGATGTCGCATCGGGGTGGTCTTCGCGAGATCACCAAGAAGTCGCGCGTGACCATTTCGAGCAGAGGCATCATGGTGAGCTCGACACGAGATACCTGTTCCCTGGCTACAGAGTCCAGCTGGAATGCTCGAGGGACAAGGGCCAAAGTAGAAGGGCACGTCACGATATGAACACTGCGCTTCGTCCAGTAAACAATACCAGACCCGGAACCTAAAATATTATCATTGTTGGAAGGCTTCACCTAACATCAAGATGAATATCGCCATTCGGCCAGCCCGTCTGCTTCTGATGTGACAGCAACAGCTCATTGACTGCATCCACCTCATGAGACGCATTGAGATGTGGCCGAGCAGCATATAGACATTGAGTAGATGTGAGCAT
It encodes:
- a CDS encoding Putative fructose-bisphosphate aldolase encodes the protein MAAGAPDLSSNKTVRILKDAEARGYGVQASIVYNIEHILGVVRAAELKQSPLIIQLFPWAITFSDGLLVRTAAEAASRTSVPIAVHLDHCQDENLLRIAAETLPFDSIMVDMSHHEKCENLRLTKQYVDLCHSRGIATEAEPGRLEGGEDGVADLVDIEGVLTTPEEVDEFIATGVDFLAPAFGNLHGEDGYTNARLDFERLEAIRRRADGRVRIVLHGTNGYPPELLQRCIQAGVSKINVNKLVLDGYTKHLHANAAKMPLTELMEKGVAEVARLQGEQMDICGSSGKASGIA